In Tripterygium wilfordii isolate XIE 37 chromosome 15, ASM1340144v1, whole genome shotgun sequence, one DNA window encodes the following:
- the LOC120016024 gene encoding ethylene-responsive transcription factor RAP2-11-like, with protein MEVQEPKGFSPKRQNKTNVGISRNKFVGVRQRPSGKWVAEIKDTTQKIRMWLGTFETAEEAARAYDEAACLLRGSNTRTNFTNTNHVSSNSTLSLKIRNLLNHKKSLKVQNSSSTTTAKANTTVISTKSSTSSNNSNIGSSVSNNAIYSSPAANGIKQETQISLDDAYRPDLSHCIGEVEAGTSQFNQLCPFPSGFDQLPLVQEGMELHRPVGFSSGTSNLELTEFERLKVERQISASFYAMNGVNEFLENIAYDPSDSFWDLSAFQLFCPT; from the coding sequence ATGGAAGTTCAGGAGCCAAAAGGGTTTTCACCCAAAAGGCAAAACAAAACCAATGTGGGAATTAGCAGAAACAAGTTTGTTGGTGTAAGACAGAGGCCTTCAGGGAAATGGGTAGCAGAGATCAAAGACACGACACAGAAGATAAGAATGTGGTTAGGAACCTTTGAAACAGCAGAGGAAGCTGCCCGAGCTTACGATGAAGCTGCTTGCCTTCTTCGTGGTTCGAACACGCGAACCAACTTCACCAACACCAACCATGTTTCTTCCAATTCCACTCTCTCCTTGAAGATTAGGAACCTTCTTAATCACAAGAAGAGTTTGAAAGTACAAAACTCTTCCTCCACCACCACAGCCAAGGCCAACACTACTGTAATTAGTACCAAAAGTAGTACAAGTAGTAATAATAGTAACATTGGCAGTTCTGTATCTAATAATGCCATTTATAGTAGTCCTGCAGCAAATGGCATTAAACAAGAAACCCAGATCAGTCTTGATGATGCATACAGGCCAGATCTGAGTCACTGCATTGGAGAGGTTGAAGCTGGAACATCTCAATTCAATCAGTTATGTCCATTCCCAAGTGGGTTTGATCAGCTTCCACTTGTCCAGGAAGGCATGGAGTTACATAGACCTGTTGGTTTCTCATCAGGCACAAGTAATCTAGAGCTCACAGAGTTTGAACGCCTGAAGGTTGAAAGACAGATTTCGGCTTCGTTTTATGCAATGAATGGAGTGAATGAATTTCTGGAGAATATTGCATATGATCCTAGTGACTCTTTCTGGGATCTTTCAGCATTCCAGCTCTTCTGCCCAACTTGA